A window of Aurantibacillus circumpalustris genomic DNA:
TCTTTTTGTGAAATCCATTTACTCAAACGGGTTTGATTAATTAAAAAGGTAAAAAATAAAAATACTAAGTGAAGTCGTTACAAGAATGTTTAGCAAAGCAACTAAGTACAGACTTTGTTTTAAGAGTAAATAAGTTTCATAACCAAAAGTAGAAAACGTGCTCAAGCCTCCGCACAGGCCTACTAATAAAAGAAGTCTGAGGTTTGCGTTATTCACATCTTTGTGTTGCATTATCCATAAAACACCAGCGAAAATAAAACAGGCGCTTATGTTTGAGAAAAAAGTTGCCCAAGGTAAAGTAGCTGAGGATCTTTGAAAGCCAAGTCCAATCATATAGCGCATTAAGCAACCAATTCCACCACCAAAAAAAACAAATAAGAAATTCATCGCGTATTTTTATCAAATTTAACAGAATTGAAGAATATGCGCCACTATTTTATTTAAAAACCTAAATACGTATATTCGTTGTTCCACAAAAAAAATAGTATGGCAATTATTAGTTTAAAGAATAAAGTAAGCGATGCTTCTCATGTTCTTGTGATTACTGAAAAATTTGTTAGTGAGTTTAATTTACCTGACAAAGTAAACAACTATATCGCAGAAGAGTTTAAACAAAAAGACAAAAAAACACTTACCTACAATTATATTGGGAAATATATTTCTATTATTATCATTGATCCAAAAAAAGAAGCGAATGCTCTCAACGAACAGTTGCGCAAACATGGTGCTGGTGTTGCCGATGGGTTAAATGCGCACAAAGCCAAAGAGGTTTATATTTACAATCAAACTAAATTACCTTTATTGTCGTTAGTTGCGGCTGAAGGCATTGCCTTGAGTAATTATCAATTTATTCCACATAAAACAAAAGATAAAAACGAAAATGAATTAATGTCCATTTTTATTACGAATTCTAAGATTAATGCAAAGTTAGTTGATGAATTAAACGCAGTGTGTGAGGCTACCACCTTGGCGCGTAATTTAGTCAATGAACCTGTAAACATATTAAATGCGGTTGCGCTTTCAGATGCGTTTAAAAAAATGGGTAAGGAAGCTGGTTTTAAGGTGGAGGTTTACAAAAAAGAAAAAATCACGCAACTAAAAATGGGTGGAATTCTTGCTGTAAATGCCGGAAGTGTAGACGAACCTACATTTAGCATTATGGAGTACAAACCAGCCAATGCAAAAAACAAAAAGCCTTATGTACTTGTTGGAAAAGGGGTTGTTTACGATACAGGCGGATTAAGTTTGAAACCCACCGCAAATAGTATGGACATGATGAAATGCGATATGGCTGGCGCGGCAGCAGTTGGTTGTGCTATGTACGCTATTGCAAAAGCAAAGTTAAATGTACATGTGATTGCTTTGGTTCCAGCGACTGATAACCGTCCTGGTTTTAATGCCTTTGCTCCGGGTGATATCATTACCATGATGGATGGAAGTACGGTTGAAATGCTTAACTCCGATGCAGAAGGACGAATGATTTTGGCAGATGCCTTGCATTTTGCAAAACGTTACACACCAGAACTGACAATTGACGTAGCCACTTTAACTGGCGCTGCAGCCGCGGCTATTGGTTCCTTTGGTATTGTAGGCATGGGCACAGCAAAAGAAAAACATAAAGAACGTCTTCAACAAAGTGGTTTACGTGTGCATGAGCGCATTGCAGAATTTCCATTCTGGGAAGAGTATGGTGATTTAATGAAAAGTGATATTGCTGATCAAAAAAATTTAGGTGGCGCTTTTGGTGGCGCTATTACTGCAGGGAAATTTCTGGAGAAGTTTACAGATTATCCGTATTACCATTTAGATATTGCAGGTCCGGCTTTTATAACGGCTAAAGACAGTTATCGAACTAAAGGAGGAACAGGAGTGGGCGTGCGACTATTTTTCGATTTATTTAAACATCTTTAAACATGAAAACACTTTTTACCATCTTGTTTTGTTTGTTTTTGTTTCCGGTAATTTATTTATCACAAGGAAATGTGAAACAGGCTTTATATGTGGTGCATGTTGATGCATCGGGTAAATCGGCTTTTACACAACGAATTTTTGCTTATCATTTTTTAAATGGAAGTTTTATGGGACGTGATGAGGTAATGAGTTTTGATGGAAAAAAAGAAGGTAAAGATTATATCCGCACAGATAAGGGCACTAATCTGATTTACAAGGATCGTTACTTAATTACAGGAATGGGAAATATTCTTGATCTTATAGATAAAAAAGTTTTATTTGATGGCAGAGCAAGTCTGGTAAGGTGCAGTAATGATAGTGCCGTTTTTTATACGAACGATATTTTTAAAGGAAAATTTTATTCCATTTATGATTTTAAATCGAAGGAATACAGAGAAGTAAAAGATCTTCTTTTTAAACCAAGGTTTGGCAGGGATATTGAATTTGATAAAACTACATCACCTTTTAAAGTGATATATTATCCGCAAGGAAAACCAAAAGTCACTTTAGTTGCTGACGCTGGTTATGGGCAGTTGGGAACGAAAGATAATTTTGTGCCGGATCCGCCGCTGTATTGGATGGACAATGATAATTTTATTTATGTGCATTTTAACCAAGCGAATAATGAGATTTCAATAAATAAGGTTAATGTTGATTCTAAAGAGATAACTGTTATCGGAAAAATTGCCATTGCCAAAGAGCGTATTCCTGCCTCTCTAACTAAGATAAGTAAAGATCAACTGATTTTTTGGTTAGGTAATAAACAAGTATTTATTGATTTAACTACTTCAACGGTAAGTTTGATGGATAGCTCAAGACCTGATCATGGATTTACGTACGAATTTAAAACAGATCCAAAAGGTAGAGTGGTGAAATTAAATGGAAAAGATATTGGCAAGTATCATTTTGAAACACGCAATTTTATAGCTGGAGAAAATGCAGCAGCCTTTGTAAAAGAATTAGTGATTGGTGGCGACAGTTACCAACAAGGTTTAATGACCTGGAATTTCACTAAAAAAGACTGGGAAAAAGTAGACGCCGATGAGGTGTTGACACTTGCAGGCTGGGGGAAGGAGTAGGGGGCTTTATTACAAAAACGAAATTCCGCAAAACTTTATTTGCCATATAAATAATTCATTTAATGTAGCACTTGATAAAATTGTTTCTATTGAACGCGATCGCATTAAAATGAAAGATGTTTTAATTCCGATTTCAGAAACGTATAAGAACGAATTTTTGGATCTAATAAATCATTCAACTAGATGAAACTTATTCGCCCGACTTTATCTTAGTTTTTAATAAAAGTTTGGGTAATCGCCTCGTTTTCAAAATTAAGCTGAATAAAATAGTACCCTGATTCAAATTTTGAAACCTCTATGGTTAGGAGATCTAGATGGATATTAGCATACTGCATAATTGTTTGTCCGAGAATATTTTTTATGAAGATTGACTTCGGCCTAGATTTTTCGAAACGAATGTTGATTAAATCTGTAGACGGATTTGGAAAAATGTTGATTCCCTTTTTATCCATATTATTTAAGGGTAGGCTTGTTGTAAGTGGGCAGCTTGATCCTAAACCTAAGCTGCTATATACTGATAAGGTTGGACTAATTCGTGCAAGACAATTGAGTGTTGAAAAAGCTTCGAATCCATCAAAAGGTGCCAATAAACCTCCTAAACTACCAACACCTTCAATGATAGGTTGTGAATTATCAAATGTAAATCGTTTATGATAAAATCCATCGTTAATTAATACGCTGTCTTTTGAAATCAGCGTATGGGTTTGCACCGTAGAATTATTACTTAACAAGGCTGCAGTGTCGCCTACTACCTTGTTAAAGTTATAGAGAATGTACTCTTGATTATTTGCAACAGAATAAACAATCTTAAGCAAGGTGTCTTCTCGAATTACCCCAGCCCTATAACATTGAAAGTTGGTTACATCAAAGCTGTTAATATATTTAAATACTTTTCCATTAATCATACTGTCTTTGGTCACCTTCAAATAATAAGAACAATTTATCGGTGGACCTACAGTACTAATAGTAGTAGACTGCTGCCAGTAGTGATTTGTGTCTAAAGGTAATTTTCGGTATTGTGCTTTAAAAGAAGATGAAATAAAACAGAAAATAATTATGACTAATAAATTTTTCATGAAGGGTAAACTTAAAGTTTGAGTGAGTGATTGATTAGTTATAATAAAGGTACGAAAAAAACAGTGTCCTTATTCGCCTAGCTGGTAAAACTAGCTTTGTTTTAACATAAGAGTGAAATAACAGTACTTGCATTTCAAAATGTAAAAATTTGGTACCACTCGAATAAAAGTTGTTTTTAATAGGTATTCGAAATAGATTTTTATTTATCCTCTTCCTTTTTCTTGTCGATTCCTTTTTCTTCCGTTTCTTTCAACTTGTCTGCCCCGCAGCTTTTGCATGGTTTGTAACCCTTTTTCTTTGCGTCTTTAAGCTCTATTTCTTTGAAATTAGATTTTACGGTGGGACAACTTTTTACGTGGTATTTTTTTCCCTTTTCAGCAATGTAAACTGTTTGAGCATTTAATTTGGTAAAGCTGAATAAAATAAACAAAAAGGAAATAAAATTGAGTCTTTGAAAGTTGTTCATATTACTGGTAGTATAGTTTAGATTATTCAAAGTTAAAAAAATATATCGGCAACGAATCAAATTAAGTATATTTGCAGTGTTGAATGGTTCTTCGCTCAAACGAAGATTAAAAGGGAACAACGGTGAAAAACCGCGACTGTGCCCGCAACTGTAGTCCTCATGTATTTTTGCCAATCATGGCCACTGTCTAATTAATTATGTGGATGGGAAGGCGGTAAGATAGAGGTAGTCAGGAGACCTGCCGCCAACAAACCATCAAATGCTCTCGGGAAGAAGAACAGATGCACACGCTGTGCTACCGTTTTGTTTCTTGTAAATTTAAGAATGTAAAATGTTAGATAGAAAAGAAGAAGAAACAAATTGTCCGCGTTGCGAAAAAAAATTCATTTGCAACCCAAATGATATAAGTGCTTGTAATTGCTCTAAAGTGGAACTTACCACCGAAGAGTATCGCTTTATAAGTTCTCAATTTAAGATCTGTGTCTGTAATGTGTGCTTAAAGGATCTTAAAGACGAGTACAATAAAAAATTTCATTACAACAAGCCAAATAATTTTAAGGATCGTACATACAGTATCTTTCTGCTTTTTGTTTTATTCTTTGAAATAATGAATGCGCAAACCTATGCGCCATCAGTAGGGCAAGCGGGCACTACAGCAATACACAAAGATAGTTCTGTATTTGTGAATTGGGCGGTTGCGAGCCAAATTACACGAGGTTATCAAAATATTTCGAATCCAAGTTTAGGTTTTGCTACTTCCGGAGATAATGCAATGGCCACGGGTAAAGCCGAAGGCAGCGCTGTTAGTCTGGGTGACGGTGGTTATGCCATTTGTACTTTTGAAAAATCAATTCGTAATGATGCAGGATTTGATTTTGCAGTTTTTGAGAACGGTTTCGATGATGTTTTTTTGGAACTCGCATTTGTAGAAGTGAGTAGTGATGGTGTGAATTTTTTCAGGTTTAAAGCCCATTCATTAAGTGATACGGTGGCACAAACAAATGGATTTGGATCAACAGATGCGACAAAAATAAATAATCTGGCTGGGAAATACAGGGGCGGCTACGGTACTCCTTTTGATTTGCAGGAACTTGCTGGTACCGTAGGTTTAGATGTAAATGCGATTACACACGTAAAAATTATTGATGTAGTGGGAAGTCTTAATAATAATTATGCCAGTCGTGATTTTAACATGAATAAAATAAACGATCCTTGGCCAACCCCTTTTCCTTCGGGCGGTTTTGATTTGGATGCTGTTGGAGTTATTCATCAATCAACAATAGCAGGAATACATGAGGATAAAGATCCTATTCCTGTTTCAATTTATCCAAATCCTGTAAAAGCAGGAGAATTTATTTATCTTGATAAATTGCCTTTTGGAACATCTGTTGAGTTGCAGGATGCTTCCGGTAAAATAATTGTAAAGGTAAAACTTACATTAGAGCAAGAGACACTTCATCAAGAAAAACAGACTATTTCTACAAAAGGTTTATGTGTAGGGCTTTATTCACTAAAAATTATTTCAGGGAATACCCTTCTGATAAAAAGAGTTATCGTTTCTGAGTGATAAAGTTATTTTGACTATTATTGCTTTAGAAATGAAGTCAGCGGTTAAATTATTTATTCTGTTTCTGAGTTCTGCGGTTATTGTTTTAATCGTTGCACCTTTATTTCAAAAAGGCTGCTTTATTGACGGGATGCTGTATAAAACGGTTTCTTATAATTATGCTGAAGGACTTGCTTCGTTCTGGAATATGAAATTTACGGATACGAGCATGACTTTTTTCTGTGAGCAACCTCCACTTTATTTCTATTTATTGAGCAATTTTTATAAACTTTTCGGGGTACATTATTTAACCGACAGGTTTTTTACCTTGTTGCTTTTTATTGCACTCACAGTTCTGTTGCATTTAATTTTAAAGCTAGTATTTAAAAAAACTCAATCGTATTTATTACTCACCTACTTTTTTCTACTCGCTATTCCGGTGTTTTGCTGGAGCTATGTAAATCAGGTAATTGAACCTCTTGTGTGTGTATTTGTTAGTTTGGGTATTTTATTTTTTATAAGGTTTCTTCGCACAGATAAAATTGTGTTTATGATTTTGTTCGGGCTTGTTTGTTATTTGTTGTTTTTGACAAAAGGATTTCAATCTTGTTTTATTGTAGTTTTGCCTTTGAGTTATTTTCTTTTTACGAAATTGAAAAAAACCTTTTTTTTGTTCTCTTTTATATCTGTCGGGGTCTTTTTGCTGCTAATAATTGGAAGCATATTCATGTATATACCTGCCAAGGTTTGGTTTGAATGTTATTATTCAGCACGTTTGGTGTTAACGATTGAAAACGTTGGTAATACAACGAATAATCACTTTGAAATTATTGGAAGATTTTTTTCAGAAGTAATTGTTTGTTTGGGAATTGTTGTGTTATTGATTCTTTATCTTAGAATTAAAAAAGCTTATCCTCTAGTATTTGTAATTAGAAATTTTTTAGCAAATAAACTTGCACTAGCTCTTTTCATCACGTCTTTATTTGGCAGTTTCCCTTACGCGATAAGTCTTGTGCAGCGGGGTTTTTATCTGATCCCTTCTTTTATATGTTTTGTTTTAGCGCTGGTTATTGGATTGAGACGGTACTGGACGATTGTTTTTTGTGGACTAGAAAGAATTGATAAATTCAAATTAGTCTGGATTTTTACGGGGATGGTAATGCTAGCGGCTGTTTTTTATTTTTGTTTTAATCTTACAGCATACAAGCGAGATGAGATTAAATTAAAAGACATCGATAAAATTCTTCCCCTTTTACAAGAGGGGGAAACCGTTATAATTGAATCGGCAATGTGGAACGATTTTAGTTTGCATTCTTATTTGTATATGGCGAAAAAAATTAGTTTAAGTGTTGAAGGAAAAGAAAGTCGTTTTTTGATAAAAGTAAAGTCTTCAACAAATGACACGCCTCAACATAAAATTAATCTAAACACAAACGAACTCGAGTTGTATTTTATACCGAAAACTCTTCCGTAAATAGGAGAGTATGGATTAATGCCTTAAACAGATTGTGTAAACATCCTTTTTGTTTAGTGTTTTCTATAAAAGTAAGATTGGTAGACTATGTGTTTATTTTTGGGCTGTACGGTAAAAATACAAAGCCACAAAAGAGAAAATAATGTTTGGAACCCACACTGCTAGCAAAGGTGAAGCTACACCCGTGGTGGCAATCGTAATAAAAATATACATTAACATAATGTAAATACAGGTGAGAAAAAGACCAAGTGCTATTTGCGAACCCACACCTCCTCTTACTTTTCGAGAAGAGACACAAACACCAATGATTGTGAGAATAAATGTGGCAAAGGGAAACGAAGTCCGTTTGTACATCTCAACCTCGTAAAGTTCAATGCGGTTAGAGCCTTTTGCCTTTTCACGTTTTATGTAACTCTTAAGTTCAAAATAGGTTTTGGTTTCAATTTTACTTTCATCGCGCCACATATCAATTGGAGCAAATTCCAATTTCATTTTTTTAGTTGTCAAATAAATATTTTCCTGATGGTAAATTGGTTTTTGGTTTTTTAAAGTGTCAAGTCTATCCTGAATGGTTATTTTTCTTTCATGCACATTGGTAAGAACCCATTCAGAAGAAAGACTGTCCCAAAGCATGTTATCTGCGCTTAAAAAATACGTTTGTTTATTGTCTACAACTTCTTCAAGACTTATTTTGTATCCGGTATTTATTTTATTATCGTAACTCTGCAAGTACAACAAGGTATTCTTACCTATTTTACGGTGTATGTTTCGTTCGTCGTTGGTGTAATTATTATTAATCCATTTATCTTCAAAGCCTATTTTTATTTTGAAGGCTTTTGGAAGAATAAGGTGATTGAGTAGTAGTGAGCCAAATGAAATAATAAATGCTCCCATCAGGTATGGGCGAAGAACTCTGTTAAAACTGGTTCCGCTGCTTAAAATGGCAATAAATTCCGTTTGCTGTGCCATTTTAGAAGTAAAAAATATTACAGAAATGAAAATAAAAACAGGGCTAAAAAAATTACCGTAATAAGGAATAAACATTAAATAATAATCAAGAACTATTTCCTTAAGTGCAATGTCTTTGGTAGTAAAGGTGGGTAGCTTGTCTTTAATGTCGAACACAATAAAGATCATTAGAATTAATGCAATTGAAAAAAAGAACGTTGTAAGAAACTTTTTTAAAATGTATTTATCTAATTTTTTTAAAAACATATTAAAGGCGTTGTGCTACTTGTTTTACCATTTTATTTTTCCATTCCAAAAAAGAACCCTCTATAATTTTTTCCCTAGCTTCTTTAACAAGCCAGAGATAAAATCCTAAGTTATGCACGCTAGCAATTTGGGCGGCAAGTAATTCATTGCACACTAACAAATGGCGTAAATAAGCTTTGGAATATTCATTATCTACAAAGGTGGTTCCATTTTCATCCAAAGGCGAAAAGTCGTTTTTCCACTTTTCATTTCGAATATTTATAATACCGTTCGATGTAAAAAGTAGTCCGTGTCTCGCGTTTCGAGTCGGCATCACACAATCAAACATATCAATACCTAAAGCAATACTTTCAAGAATGTTTGCAGGTGTGCCAACACCCATTAAATAACGCGGTTTATCTTTTGGAAGAATATTGGTAACCACTTCTGTCATAGCGTACATTTCTTCAGCTGGCTCGCCTACGCTTAAACCGCCAATGGCATTCCCAAAAGCATTTTTAGAGGCGATGTATTCGGCGGATTGAATGCGTAGATCTTTGTATACACTGCCTTGCACAATTGGAAATAAGGCTTGCGAATAATTGTACTTAGGTTCGGTTTCATCAAAACGTGAAATACATCTGTCTAACCAGCGATGTGTAAGAGCAAGAGAATCTTTTGCGTACTTAAATTCGCAAGGGTAGGGAGTGCATTCATCAAAGGCCATAATAATATCGGCTCCAATAATGCGTTGAATATCCATAACACTTTCGGGTGAAAAAAAGTGCTTGCTTCCGTCGATGTGGCTTTTGAAGGTTGCGCCTTCTTCTTTTAATTTGCGTTGTGCAGAGAGTGAAAAAATCTGGTAACCTCCACTGTCGGTTAAAATCGGTTTATCCCAACCATTAAATTTATGCAAACCACCTGCATTTTCAATTACTTCAAGACCTGGACGTAGGTACAAATGATAGGTATTTCCCAAAATTATTTGGGCTTTAATATCGTCTTTTAATTCCCTTTGGTGCACTGCTTTTACAGTTCCTGCAGTGCCAACCGGCATAAAAATGGGTGTTTCAATAGAGCCGTGGTCGGTTTCCAAAATACCCGCTCGGGCCTTTGAATCCTTGTCGTTATGTAAGAGTGAAAATTTCAATGTGTAAAGATAATTTTTTTCAGCTAGTTGGCGACTTTGCACCGAGTCACTTTATTAAAGTATTGATAGTGAATTATTATTCGCTAAGACAAGATTGTTTTAAATAATGCTAAAACATCGTGCATCGTATCACGCTTGTAATCTGCTACAGCAAAGCCCTGAATGCTTGTATGCTCTTCGTCAGGCACAGCAATTACCTTCATTTGAGCTGCTTTTGCCGCAATTACGCCATTTAATGAATCTTCAATGACTAAACATTCTTGAGGTGCAATTTCTAATTTTTCGGCACACATTAGAAAAACTTGAGGATGTGGCTTCCCGTAAGGTAAAAATTCGGCAGAAAGTGCTGCGTCAAACTCATTTGTAAGATCGAGTTTTTTTAGAACTGCATTCATGAGTAATACAGAGGAAGAAGTTGCCAAGCCTAATTTTAGTTTTTTCTGTCTGCAATAGGCTATTAAGGCCGGTATGCCTTGCATAAAGGTTCCACTTTCTTCAATGAGTGATAAAAGAAGTTCAATGATCCTGTTTTCTAATTGTTTGGTCGAAATTTCAGTAAGTTTAAAATGAACTAGCCATAAGTTAATTACTTCACCTATCCGTAATCCCATGGTTTTCCGGCAATCTGCTTCACTTAAAGTGATACCATATTCTTTAAATCCTATAATCATGGCCTTGCGCCAAAGATGTTCGCTCTCTATTAAAACCCCATCCATGTCAAAAATTACTGCTTTTATTGAACCTAGCATTGTTAATTATTTTGTTTAATAAATGCAAAGATATCCTATTTTGTGTCTTAGGCTTGTGATACCTTTGCATCTATGCTTTTTCCTGACTTTAATAGCCTTGGTTTACCTGAATTTTTAAGTGTGTTGGCTTTACTTGGCTTTATTACTTTAATAATAAATTATTGTATCCAATATTTACCTGTTTCGCGATTTAAAACGAGTCGTTTTAATGAAGAAAAAAATACACCACCAATCTCTGTAATTATTTGCGCTAAAAATGAGGATGAAAATTTAACCGAGTTTCTTCCAAAAATATTAACTCAAGATTACCCGGACTTTGAAGTAATTGTTGTGAACGATTGTAGTTACGATAATACGGAGAATGTGATTGATGAATTTGCGGCCATATTTCCAAATTTGCGTAAAGCGAATATAAAGGAAGACCCTTATTATAAACATGGTAAAAAGTTTGCCATGCTTGTAGGCATAAAAGCAGCAAAAAATAATTGTTTGGTGTTTACTGATGCTGACTGTTATCCTGCATCAGATAAGTGGTTAGGTGAAATGGCCGCAGGCTTTACAAATGATAGAGAAATTATTTTAGGGTATGGCGCTTACGAAAAACAAAATGGTTTTTTAAATAAGCTTATTCGTTTTGACGCGTTTAATATTGCTGTGCAGTACCTTTCTTCTGCCATCAAAGCAAAACCATACATGGGTGTTGGTAGAAATCTGGCTTACACGAAGGAATTATTTTTCAAGGAAAAAGGTTTTTCTAAACATTACCATATCCACTCAGGTGACGATGATCTTTTTGTAAATCAGGCTGGTAATTCTAGCAATACCAATGTTTGTATTGATAAAGAAGCTGTAACATATTCTAAACCTGAAAAAACATTCAAACAATGGAATATTCAAAAAACAAGGCATTTAACTACGGCACCCCTGTATAGTTCATTCTCCAAAGGAAGAATTACTTTTAACTATTTTTCACAATACTTTTTTCACCTCTCTTTATTACCACTAGCCTTCTCATTAAAAACAATACTCTTTATTCCTATTCTGTTAATTTTAAAGGTAATTGTACAAGCAATCATGTTGAATAAAGCATCTAAAAAATTGGGAGAAAAAGATCTTTTGGCTGGTAGCGCCTTTTATGAGTTGATTCTTTTGTTTATTTATCCTATCTTTCATATAAGTAAATTAATTTATAAGCCCAATAAGTGGACGAATTAGATAATAAAGAACAAAAGTTGACGACTAAAGCAGTTTACGATTATAAACTGGTTAGACTGGCTATTGAAAAGGATGACCAAAAGGCGTATGCTGAACTTTTGCATCGTTACCGTGAAAGCGTGTATTTTACGATGCTTAAAATGTGTAACAACAAAGACGACGCAGAGGATTTAACCATTGAAGCTTTTGGTCGTGCATTTAAAAAGCTAGAGCAGTACAGTCCTGATTTTGCTTTTAGTACCTGGTTATTTAAAATTGCAAGTAATAACGCAATTGATTTTTTACGAAAGAAAAAGCAGATTTACGCTTTGTCTATAGACAATAAATTTGAAGCTGGTGAAGGTTCAGATTTTTCGGCAAGTATTAAATCGCTGTCACTTGATCCCGAGGAAACCTTTATTAAAAAGCAAAAAATTGAAAATATAAGAGTGTTGGTTGACAATTTAAAACCGAAATACAAAGAGATGATTGAGCTTTTTTATTTTCAAGAATTAAGTCATGAAGAAATATCCAAAAAATTAAATTTACCCTTAGGAACAATAAAGGCTCAGCTATTCAGAGCAAGGGATCTCTTATACAACGCATTTCAGCACAACGAAAAGAAATAAGGTGATCAGCATTATTCAAAAATACTTTAAAGAATTAAGCATAGAACAATTAAAACAATTTGAACAATTGTTCGACTTGTATAGTTTTTGGAACAATCAAATAAATGTGATTTCACGTAAAGACATTGACCTCTTATACGAAAGGCATATTTTACATTCCTTAGGCATTGCTAAAATTATGTCTTTTAAACCAAACACACAGGTGTTGGATGTGGGCACAGGTGGCGGATTTCCTGGAATCCCCTTAGCTATTTTATTTCCGGAGACGCAGTTTACTTTGGTAGATAGTATTGGAAAGAAAATTAAGGTGGTAAATG
This region includes:
- the hxpB gene encoding hexitol phosphatase HxpB, with amino-acid sequence MLGSIKAVIFDMDGVLIESEHLWRKAMIIGFKEYGITLSEADCRKTMGLRIGEVINLWLVHFKLTEISTKQLENRIIELLLSLIEESGTFMQGIPALIAYCRQKKLKLGLATSSSVLLMNAVLKKLDLTNEFDAALSAEFLPYGKPHPQVFLMCAEKLEIAPQECLVIEDSLNGVIAAKAAQMKVIAVPDEEHTSIQGFAVADYKRDTMHDVLALFKTILS
- a CDS encoding ArnT family glycosyltransferase, producing the protein MKSAVKLFILFLSSAVIVLIVAPLFQKGCFIDGMLYKTVSYNYAEGLASFWNMKFTDTSMTFFCEQPPLYFYLLSNFYKLFGVHYLTDRFFTLLLFIALTVLLHLILKLVFKKTQSYLLLTYFFLLAIPVFCWSYVNQVIEPLVCVFVSLGILFFIRFLRTDKIVFMILFGLVCYLLFLTKGFQSCFIVVLPLSYFLFTKLKKTFFLFSFISVGVFLLLIIGSIFMYIPAKVWFECYYSARLVLTIENVGNTTNNHFEIIGRFFSEVIVCLGIVVLLILYLRIKKAYPLVFVIRNFLANKLALALFITSLFGSFPYAISLVQRGFYLIPSFICFVLALVIGLRRYWTIVFCGLERIDKFKLVWIFTGMVMLAAVFYFCFNLTAYKRDEIKLKDIDKILPLLQEGETVIIESAMWNDFSLHSYLYMAKKISLSVEGKESRFLIKVKSSTNDTPQHKINLNTNELELYFIPKTLP
- a CDS encoding T9SS type A sorting domain-containing protein produces the protein MKNLLVIIIFCFISSSFKAQYRKLPLDTNHYWQQSTTISTVGPPINCSYYLKVTKDSMINGKVFKYINSFDVTNFQCYRAGVIREDTLLKIVYSVANNQEYILYNFNKVVGDTAALLSNNSTVQTHTLISKDSVLINDGFYHKRFTFDNSQPIIEGVGSLGGLLAPFDGFEAFSTLNCLARISPTLSVYSSLGLGSSCPLTTSLPLNNMDKKGINIFPNPSTDLINIRFEKSRPKSIFIKNILGQTIMQYANIHLDLLTIEVSKFESGYYFIQLNFENEAITQTFIKN
- the tgt gene encoding tRNA guanosine(34) transglycosylase Tgt; this translates as MKFSLLHNDKDSKARAGILETDHGSIETPIFMPVGTAGTVKAVHQRELKDDIKAQIILGNTYHLYLRPGLEVIENAGGLHKFNGWDKPILTDSGGYQIFSLSAQRKLKEEGATFKSHIDGSKHFFSPESVMDIQRIIGADIIMAFDECTPYPCEFKYAKDSLALTHRWLDRCISRFDETEPKYNYSQALFPIVQGSVYKDLRIQSAEYIASKNAFGNAIGGLSVGEPAEEMYAMTEVVTNILPKDKPRYLMGVGTPANILESIALGIDMFDCVMPTRNARHGLLFTSNGIINIRNEKWKNDFSPLDENGTTFVDNEYSKAYLRHLLVCNELLAAQIASVHNLGFYLWLVKEAREKIIEGSFLEWKNKMVKQVAQRL
- a CDS encoding cysteine-rich CWC family protein produces the protein MLDRKEEETNCPRCEKKFICNPNDISACNCSKVELTTEEYRFISSQFKICVCNVCLKDLKDEYNKKFHYNKPNNFKDRTYSIFLLFVLFFEIMNAQTYAPSVGQAGTTAIHKDSSVFVNWAVASQITRGYQNISNPSLGFATSGDNAMATGKAEGSAVSLGDGGYAICTFEKSIRNDAGFDFAVFENGFDDVFLELAFVEVSSDGVNFFRFKAHSLSDTVAQTNGFGSTDATKINNLAGKYRGGYGTPFDLQELAGTVGLDVNAITHVKIIDVVGSLNNNYASRDFNMNKINDPWPTPFPSGGFDLDAVGVIHQSTIAGIHEDKDPIPVSIYPNPVKAGEFIYLDKLPFGTSVELQDASGKIIVKVKLTLEQETLHQEKQTISTKGLCVGLYSLKIISGNTLLIKRVIVSE
- a CDS encoding FluC/FEX family fluoride channel, which translates into the protein MNFLFVFFGGGIGCLMRYMIGLGFQRSSATLPWATFFSNISACFIFAGVLWIMQHKDVNNANLRLLLLVGLCGGLSTFSTFGYETYLLLKQSLYLVALLNILVTTSLSIFIFYLFN
- a CDS encoding LptF/LptG family permease; translation: MFLKKLDKYILKKFLTTFFFSIALILMIFIVFDIKDKLPTFTTKDIALKEIVLDYYLMFIPYYGNFFSPVFIFISVIFFTSKMAQQTEFIAILSSGTSFNRVLRPYLMGAFIISFGSLLLNHLILPKAFKIKIGFEDKWINNNYTNDERNIHRKIGKNTLLYLQSYDNKINTGYKISLEEVVDNKQTYFLSADNMLWDSLSSEWVLTNVHERKITIQDRLDTLKNQKPIYHQENIYLTTKKMKLEFAPIDMWRDESKIETKTYFELKSYIKREKAKGSNRIELYEVEMYKRTSFPFATFILTIIGVCVSSRKVRGGVGSQIALGLFLTCIYIMLMYIFITIATTGVASPLLAVWVPNIIFSFVALYFYRTAQK
- a CDS encoding leucyl aminopeptidase family protein, which encodes MAIISLKNKVSDASHVLVITEKFVSEFNLPDKVNNYIAEEFKQKDKKTLTYNYIGKYISIIIIDPKKEANALNEQLRKHGAGVADGLNAHKAKEVYIYNQTKLPLLSLVAAEGIALSNYQFIPHKTKDKNENELMSIFITNSKINAKLVDELNAVCEATTLARNLVNEPVNILNAVALSDAFKKMGKEAGFKVEVYKKEKITQLKMGGILAVNAGSVDEPTFSIMEYKPANAKNKKPYVLVGKGVVYDTGGLSLKPTANSMDMMKCDMAGAAAVGCAMYAIAKAKLNVHVIALVPATDNRPGFNAFAPGDIITMMDGSTVEMLNSDAEGRMILADALHFAKRYTPELTIDVATLTGAAAAAIGSFGIVGMGTAKEKHKERLQQSGLRVHERIAEFPFWEEYGDLMKSDIADQKNLGGAFGGAITAGKFLEKFTDYPYYHLDIAGPAFITAKDSYRTKGGTGVGVRLFFDLFKHL